One stretch of Muribaculum intestinale DNA includes these proteins:
- a CDS encoding ISAs1 family transposase, with amino-acid sequence MQIEIFSKVKDPRDLGKVKHELEDVLRMALIGVLCDCEDCDDISDMVTDREEEFKAAGLLKLSNGVPCGDTILRVVESVNPAQLRASLDCCRGHIIESLCGNQVIIDGKKLRGENPRSPGCHGLYILNAWVSETEICVAEKPVDGKTNELTVLPSVLSSLWLTGALVSVDAMGTHRNIAEQIMLQGGDYLMALKDNQPILKSLTESIFSRTTPLSVYTTEEKGHGRVEKRTCSIMDTTLLEQEGMYEKWPGLKRIIKMERERTENGARSRETIYYLSSVEKDEASYYAMRIRAHWGIENKLHWHLDVTFREDMCRVRAKNGAVNFSAMRKYALEMLKKQNDKLSLKRRRKKCMWSTEYLYKVFKDS; translated from the coding sequence ATGCAAATAGAAATTTTCAGCAAAGTAAAAGACCCGCGTGACTTGGGCAAGGTTAAACATGAGCTCGAGGATGTGCTCCGAATGGCACTCATCGGCGTGTTGTGTGATTGTGAGGACTGTGACGACATATCGGATATGGTTACAGACCGAGAGGAAGAATTCAAGGCCGCCGGATTGCTGAAGCTTAGCAACGGCGTCCCGTGTGGTGACACGATACTTCGTGTTGTAGAGTCTGTCAATCCCGCTCAGCTCCGGGCAAGTCTTGATTGCTGCCGAGGCCACATAATCGAATCCCTGTGCGGCAATCAGGTCATCATTGACGGTAAGAAACTGCGGGGTGAAAATCCCAGGAGTCCCGGATGCCACGGACTGTATATCCTCAATGCGTGGGTATCTGAAACAGAAATCTGCGTTGCCGAAAAGCCGGTGGATGGCAAGACCAACGAACTTACGGTTCTGCCGTCCGTATTGTCCTCTTTATGGCTTACAGGGGCATTGGTTTCAGTCGACGCAATGGGGACCCACCGTAATATCGCAGAACAGATCATGCTCCAGGGCGGCGACTATCTGATGGCGCTTAAAGACAATCAGCCGATACTCAAGAGCTTGACGGAAAGTATCTTTAGTAGGACTACTCCATTATCGGTATACACAACCGAGGAAAAGGGGCACGGAAGAGTTGAGAAGAGAACCTGTTCAATTATGGATACGACACTTTTGGAACAGGAGGGAATGTACGAGAAGTGGCCCGGTCTTAAACGTATCATAAAGATGGAGCGTGAGCGTACTGAGAACGGTGCCCGCTCGCGTGAAACAATCTACTATCTCAGCAGCGTGGAGAAAGATGAGGCTTCTTACTATGCGATGCGTATTCGTGCGCACTGGGGTATCGAGAACAAACTGCACTGGCATCTCGACGTGACGTTTCGGGAAGATATGTGCCGCGTACGCGCCAAGAATGGCGCTGTCAATTTTTCAGCGATGCGCAAGTATGCATTGGAAATGCTTAAAAAGCAGAACGATAAACTCAGCCTTAAACGAAGACGCAAAAAATGTATGTGGAGCACTGAATATCTGTACAAAGTCTTTAAGGATAGTTAA